The Gemmatimonadota bacterium genome window below encodes:
- the murG gene encoding undecaprenyldiphospho-muramoylpentapeptide beta-N-acetylglucosaminyltransferase, translated as MTERIVAIFSGGGTGGHLYPALALAGALVERRPDVRPFFIGAQRGVEARVLPDRGVEHLLVPVEGARRGALLGNLRVIRFLGTALAQVAETFHRLRPRLVVVTGGYAGGPAGLVAILTRTRLVLQEQNSVPGLTTRVLSLFAREVHLAFPEAVAVLPRSSRGKARISGNPVRPPVPVKREDAARAFGLDPSAPVVLVVGGSQGSEALNASVLESVTGVVEGRIERGPETQILWGTGPTHFVRIQAGLAALGSPSWVHALGYIDEMPLALAATDLAVSRAGAMATSEFLAWGIPAILIPLPTAAADHQRQNAEALREAGAALHLRQSETTGAILWDAVRGLLSNPEGREKMARAARERGRPQAVHEIARALDALLPSPLAEVAR; from the coding sequence ATGACGGAGCGCATCGTTGCGATCTTTTCGGGCGGCGGTACCGGTGGACATCTGTATCCGGCGCTCGCTCTCGCCGGAGCTCTCGTGGAGCGCCGCCCCGACGTCCGCCCCTTTTTCATCGGCGCGCAGCGGGGCGTGGAAGCTCGCGTCCTTCCCGATCGCGGGGTCGAGCACCTTCTCGTCCCCGTGGAAGGGGCGCGCCGCGGCGCGCTCCTTGGGAATCTTCGAGTGATCCGCTTCCTCGGGACCGCCCTCGCGCAGGTGGCCGAGACCTTTCATCGGCTGCGGCCCCGCCTCGTGGTCGTAACCGGAGGATATGCGGGGGGACCCGCCGGGCTCGTCGCCATCCTGACCCGGACCCGCCTCGTTCTCCAGGAGCAGAACTCGGTCCCCGGGCTCACGACCCGCGTCCTCTCCCTCTTTGCGCGCGAGGTCCACCTCGCCTTCCCGGAGGCCGTCGCCGTCCTTCCCCGCAGTTCCCGCGGGAAGGCGCGGATCTCCGGAAATCCGGTGCGCCCCCCCGTCCCGGTCAAGAGGGAGGACGCAGCGCGTGCCTTCGGACTCGACCCGAGCGCTCCCGTGGTTCTCGTCGTGGGGGGGAGCCAGGGTTCCGAGGCGCTGAATGCCTCGGTCCTCGAATCGGTGACTGGGGTCGTAGAGGGGCGGATCGAGCGGGGTCCGGAGACGCAGATCCTTTGGGGGACGGGACCCACGCACTTCGTGCGGATCCAGGCCGGGCTCGCGGCGCTCGGATCGCCTTCCTGGGTCCATGCTCTCGGTTACATTGACGAGATGCCGCTCGCGCTCGCCGCGACGGACCTCGCCGTGAGCCGCGCGGGCGCGATGGCGACATCCGAATTCCTGGCCTGGGGCATTCCCGCGATTCTGATCCCGCTACCCACCGCCGCCGCCGACCACCAGAGGCAGAACGCCGAGGCGCTCCGCGAGGCCGGCGCCGCCCTCCATCTCCGTCAGTCGGAGACGACCGGCGCGATCCTTTGGGACGCGGTGCGGGGCCTCCTTTCGAATCCGGAAGGGCGGGAGAAGATGGCGCGGGCGGCCCGCGAGCGAGGACGCCCGCAGGCCGTGCATGAGATCGCGCGCGCGCTCGATGCGCTTCTCCCCTCTCCTCTTGCCGAGGTGGCCCGGTGA
- the murC gene encoding UDP-N-acetylmuramate--L-alanine ligase — protein MSGTGVRELMRGGTVHFMGIGGAGMCALAEAMVRQGGRVTGCDTAPGGSLEPLKKLGVTVFQGHGPEHVEGVAALVTTAAIPPDHPELARARERGVPVLKRARALGEWVNAGDVVAIAGTHGKTTTTAMTTEILARAGKEPTGFVGGWVTAWGGHLRPGSDRLYVVEADEYDRSFHHLRPTVAVVTNMEPDHLDVYGDFNGVRAGFRTFLDGVREGGTVLACADDSGASSLLAGLAVEGRSFGFAAGSQFRGEALETSASLTRFRVVEDGRNRGTLAVPIPGAHNAKNALGAAAAARAMGADWEAIRSALADFTGVARRFHRLGEFGGITVVDDYAHHPTELAAAIASGRQFFPDSRLVAVFQPHLYTRTRDFAQEFARVLATADVVWMAEIYPAREPAIPGVDGAFLAREVERAADDGGKVREVILHTRLDDLAAALAAWLRPGDLCLTLGAGSIEKVGPALAERLHPAHAGSAHA, from the coding sequence GTGAGCGGCACCGGCGTGCGGGAGCTCATGCGCGGGGGGACCGTCCATTTCATGGGGATCGGGGGGGCGGGGATGTGCGCTTTGGCCGAAGCGATGGTCCGGCAGGGGGGACGCGTAACGGGATGTGACACCGCGCCCGGGGGTTCTCTCGAGCCGCTCAAGAAACTCGGTGTGACCGTCTTCCAGGGGCATGGTCCGGAGCATGTGGAGGGGGTTGCCGCGCTCGTCACGACGGCCGCGATTCCGCCCGATCACCCCGAACTCGCCCGGGCCCGGGAGCGGGGCGTTCCCGTCCTCAAGAGGGCGCGGGCGCTCGGCGAATGGGTGAACGCGGGCGATGTCGTGGCGATCGCCGGGACACATGGGAAGACGACCACCACCGCGATGACGACCGAGATCCTCGCACGGGCGGGGAAGGAACCCACCGGATTCGTCGGCGGGTGGGTGACGGCATGGGGCGGACATCTCCGGCCCGGAAGCGACCGACTCTACGTCGTCGAAGCGGACGAATACGACCGCTCCTTCCACCACCTCCGTCCCACCGTCGCGGTTGTCACGAACATGGAGCCGGATCACCTCGACGTGTACGGCGACTTCAACGGAGTCCGCGCCGGATTCCGTACCTTTCTCGATGGAGTGCGGGAGGGCGGCACCGTGCTCGCGTGCGCGGACGATTCCGGCGCCTCGAGCCTCCTCGCGGGGCTCGCCGTGGAGGGTCGGAGCTTCGGCTTTGCGGCCGGGAGCCAGTTCCGCGGCGAGGCCCTCGAAACCTCGGCCTCGCTCACCCGGTTTCGCGTCGTCGAAGATGGGCGGAACCGGGGCACGCTCGCGGTCCCCATCCCCGGCGCGCACAACGCAAAAAACGCTCTCGGCGCGGCGGCCGCGGCGCGTGCGATGGGGGCCGATTGGGAGGCGATCCGGAGCGCGCTCGCCGATTTCACCGGGGTCGCCCGCCGCTTCCATCGGCTCGGCGAGTTCGGCGGAATCACCGTCGTGGATGACTACGCGCATCATCCGACGGAGCTTGCGGCCGCGATCGCCTCGGGGCGGCAGTTTTTCCCCGACTCCCGGCTCGTCGCCGTATTTCAGCCGCACCTCTACACGCGGACGCGCGACTTCGCTCAGGAGTTCGCTCGTGTCCTGGCGACCGCGGACGTGGTTTGGATGGCCGAGATCTACCCTGCGCGGGAGCCGGCGATTCCGGGAGTGGACGGAGCCTTTCTGGCGCGGGAGGTCGAGAGAGCCGCGGACGACGGCGGGAAAGTGAGGGAGGTCATTCTGCACACCCGCCTGGACGACCTCGCCGCGGCACTCGCGGCGTGGCTTCGCCCCGGCGACCTCTGCCTCACCCTCGGGGCCGGCTCGATCGAGAAGGTGGGTCCGGCGCTAGCGGAGCGCCTGCACCCGGCTCACGCCGGGAGTGCGCATGCGTAA
- a CDS encoding FtsQ-type POTRA domain-containing protein, whose protein sequence is MRKGMRLLLVVTFAMALAVFAPSFREVLSGIKAFEVSEVAVEGNRYLNAAEVRDAVAIPDGANLWDDLNAAETRLRAHPGIAGVRITRRIPGRLVVHVTEREPVALFPNPTLVPLDAEGVLLPIDPATHRLDLPLVHPRRDPAGHGPLLTATQLRALVSELSAIEGLDPKVAATLSDVAFDLWGDVMVRLESGVTLVYRIPLTARRLQEGLAVLADIRERHPERTPAAVDLRFADQVVVRLSPGRAR, encoded by the coding sequence ATGCGTAAAGGCATGCGGCTTCTCCTCGTCGTCACCTTCGCGATGGCTCTCGCCGTTTTCGCGCCGAGTTTCCGAGAGGTCCTCTCCGGCATCAAGGCGTTCGAGGTCTCCGAGGTCGCCGTGGAAGGGAACCGGTATCTGAATGCGGCCGAAGTCCGCGACGCGGTGGCGATCCCCGACGGGGCGAACCTCTGGGATGACCTGAACGCCGCGGAGACACGGCTCCGCGCGCACCCCGGCATCGCGGGGGTCCGCATCACGAGGAGGATCCCCGGCCGGCTCGTCGTACATGTCACCGAGCGGGAGCCGGTCGCGCTCTTCCCGAATCCGACGCTCGTTCCCCTCGACGCGGAGGGGGTGCTCCTCCCGATCGACCCGGCCACGCACAGGCTGGACCTCCCCCTCGTGCATCCGCGTCGCGACCCGGCCGGGCACGGCCCCCTCCTTACCGCCACCCAGTTGCGCGCCCTCGTTTCGGAGCTCTCGGCAATCGAAGGGCTGGATCCGAAGGTCGCGGCGACGTTGTCGGACGTCGCTTTCGACCTCTGGGGCGACGTGATGGTGAGGCTCGAGTCGGGGGTCACCCTGGTTTACCGGATCCCGCTCACGGCCCGCCGCCTTCAGGAGGGGCTCGCCGTCCTCGCGGACATACGGGAGCGGCACCCCGAACGCACCCCCGCCGCGGTGGACCTGCGCTTCGCGGACCAGGTCGTGGTGCGTCTCTCGCCGGGGAGGGCGCGCTGA
- the ftsA gene encoding cell division protein FtsA — protein MRANLITGLDIGTTKTCAVIGELVSDGRRRPELKILGVGQARTSGVRREVVTHIEETTETIQRAMEEAELMAGVTVDRVWAGIGGDHVQSQSSLGVVAVAGDEITANDLRRVHEVARAVALPPDRELFHALPQEYLVDHQRGIKDPIGMSGVRLEADVYLVTGSASVSANIRKAVSRAGYRVQALVLDPLATARAVLSEDEKEVGVAMVEVGAAGTQLVVYYEGKIRHIGLIRIGGDAVTNDLVRGLSVPFAEAQKAKEQFAVAFTQLVDPQETVELPGPSPGQKRHVARELIAHIVEQRLDELFGMVQDELERIELLDRLGAGIVLTGGTAALHGIVEMAGQVFATPVRIGIPDEGLSGLADSVGRPRFATVTGLCLFGADRFHETGEGVSTLSSGVVTRIGAWIREFF, from the coding sequence ATGCGGGCCAATCTGATCACGGGGCTCGACATCGGGACGACCAAGACGTGCGCGGTCATCGGCGAGCTGGTGAGCGACGGACGCCGGCGCCCCGAGCTCAAGATTCTCGGAGTGGGGCAGGCGCGCACCAGCGGGGTGCGGCGGGAGGTCGTCACCCACATCGAGGAGACGACGGAGACGATCCAGCGCGCGATGGAGGAGGCCGAGCTGATGGCGGGCGTCACCGTGGACCGGGTCTGGGCCGGAATCGGGGGCGACCATGTCCAGTCGCAGTCGTCGCTTGGAGTCGTGGCGGTGGCGGGAGACGAGATCACCGCGAACGACCTGAGGCGGGTGCATGAAGTGGCCCGGGCGGTCGCGCTTCCTCCCGACCGAGAACTCTTCCACGCGCTCCCGCAAGAGTACCTCGTGGATCACCAGCGCGGGATCAAAGACCCGATCGGGATGTCGGGCGTTCGGCTCGAGGCCGACGTCTACCTCGTCACCGGGTCCGCTTCCGTCTCCGCCAACATCCGGAAGGCGGTCTCCCGTGCGGGTTACCGGGTGCAGGCGCTCGTCCTCGATCCGCTCGCGACCGCGCGTGCAGTGTTGTCCGAGGACGAGAAGGAAGTGGGAGTCGCGATGGTGGAGGTGGGCGCGGCGGGGACTCAACTCGTCGTCTATTACGAGGGGAAGATCCGGCACATCGGGCTCATCCGGATCGGGGGGGACGCCGTCACGAACGATCTGGTACGCGGGTTGTCGGTTCCCTTCGCCGAAGCGCAGAAGGCGAAGGAGCAATTCGCCGTCGCCTTCACGCAGCTTGTCGATCCGCAAGAGACCGTGGAGCTTCCCGGCCCGAGCCCGGGACAGAAGCGCCACGTCGCGCGCGAGCTCATCGCACACATCGTCGAGCAGCGACTGGACGAACTCTTCGGAATGGTGCAGGATGAACTGGAGCGGATCGAACTCCTGGATCGGCTGGGCGCGGGCATCGTGCTCACGGGAGGGACCGCCGCTCTCCATGGGATCGTGGAGATGGCCGGGCAGGTTTTCGCCACTCCAGTTCGAATCGGGATCCCCGACGAAGGATTGTCGGGGCTGGCGGACTCGGTTGGGCGGCCGAGGTTCGCCACGGTGACCGGGCTCTGCCTTTTCGGAGCGGACCGGTTCCACGAAACGGGGGAGGGCGTCTCGACGCTCTCTTCTGGAGTCGTCACCCGGATCGGGGCCTGGATCCGGGAATTTTTCTGA
- the ftsZ gene encoding cell division protein FtsZ, whose product MMIFEFEETTRNNAHMKVVGVGGAGGNAVNRMVDEDLEGVEFISANTDAQALKGSRANITIQLGKKLTRGLGAGARPEIGRQAVSESEEEIRRALEGADLVFVTAGMGGGTGTGAAPIIGEIARGMGALTIGIVTRPFAFEGKKRMRQAEQGLAELKRCVDTMIVVPNDRLLSVVGKGTTFKDALKKADEVLLHATQGISDLIRVTGEVNVDFADVRTVMACRGPALMGSGFGEGENRAVEAAQEAVSSPLLDDVSIKGARGVLINITGGMDLAIDEVTQISTIIQEEAGDEAEIIFGAVHDPELEGKIRVTVIATGFGSAEDRLDEQVIRPDFRRSPAPRHEGRVAVEAVREERKIAVGGGLPQREVVPFQRPPERVVERSYLGELDIPTFIRRQMD is encoded by the coding sequence ATGATGATCTTCGAATTCGAAGAAACCACCCGGAACAACGCCCACATGAAGGTGGTAGGCGTGGGCGGCGCGGGAGGAAACGCCGTCAACCGGATGGTGGACGAAGACCTCGAGGGGGTCGAGTTCATTTCCGCGAACACCGACGCTCAGGCGCTCAAGGGTTCGCGGGCCAACATCACGATTCAGCTCGGAAAGAAGCTCACGCGCGGGCTGGGCGCGGGGGCGCGTCCGGAGATCGGTCGTCAGGCCGTTTCCGAGTCCGAAGAGGAAATCCGACGCGCGCTCGAGGGCGCTGACCTCGTCTTCGTAACGGCGGGGATGGGCGGCGGTACCGGGACCGGAGCTGCACCGATCATCGGCGAGATCGCCCGCGGAATGGGTGCGCTCACCATCGGAATCGTGACCCGTCCCTTCGCCTTCGAAGGGAAGAAGCGGATGCGGCAAGCGGAGCAAGGGCTTGCCGAGCTCAAGCGATGCGTGGATACGATGATCGTCGTCCCGAACGACCGCCTTCTCTCCGTGGTCGGGAAGGGAACCACCTTCAAGGACGCTCTCAAGAAGGCCGACGAAGTCCTCCTCCACGCCACCCAGGGGATTTCCGACCTCATCCGGGTTACCGGAGAGGTCAACGTAGACTTCGCCGACGTCCGGACGGTCATGGCGTGCCGGGGCCCGGCCCTCATGGGCTCCGGGTTCGGGGAAGGGGAAAATCGTGCCGTAGAAGCGGCACAAGAAGCCGTATCGTCGCCCCTCCTCGACGACGTCTCGATCAAGGGAGCGCGCGGAGTTCTCATCAATATCACGGGTGGAATGGATCTTGCTATTGACGAGGTCACACAGATCTCTACGATTATCCAGGAAGAGGCCGGTGACGAGGCGGAGATTATCTTCGGGGCCGTGCACGATCCCGAGTTGGAAGGTAAGATTCGGGTGACGGTGATCGCCACGGGATTCGGATCGGCGGAGGATCGGCTGGACGAGCAGGTGATTCGCCCCGATTTTCGCCGGTCTCCGGCGCCGCGCCACGAGGGGCGGGTGGCCGTCGAGGCGGTCCGGGAGGAGCGGAAGATCGCGGTCGGCGGAGGATTGCCGCAGCGCGAGGTGGTTCCCTTCCAGCGGCCTCCGGAGCGCGTGGTCGAAAGAAGCTACTTGGGCGAACTGGACATTCCCACATTCATTCGCCGGCAAATGGACTGA
- a CDS encoding peptidoglycan DD-metalloendopeptidase family protein — MNRIMRLVREPIVALMGMGGFLGVGALAVLPVFSSTPDAGLLTPLRAASAEEIRVEVLASGQTFGGVLERSSLSANEQQSVLLAFRELANPARLRTGTEVVLRFVRGAGALRGVDVAVSKDELVRLERDGYGWRSSLVETPVWTDTITVAAIIERDLWSAIVLNPDLEVMPRADRAEVIHLMDRVFQWQLDFSRQIQHGDSYRLAFEREVRPDGSMRSGRILAAEIVNSGTPLHAIWFDLHGDEVGGYYDLAGESLRRAFIRAPLEYRRISSTFSMNRFHPILRVSRPHIGVDYAAASGTPVMATADGTVTLRGVNGGYGNSIEIRHANGFMTRYAHLSGYASGLRAGGRVSQGQVIGYVGMTGQATGPHLHYEMHRNGSAVDPLNIDIPAGDPIPADARTRWTEDLTGRYAILNSLPSGSESRIAQTEGEEGIGSDRGSQ, encoded by the coding sequence ATGAACCGAATCATGCGGCTGGTGCGCGAACCTATCGTGGCACTGATGGGGATGGGAGGATTCCTGGGAGTCGGTGCCCTCGCCGTGCTCCCGGTCTTTTCGTCCACCCCCGACGCCGGCCTTCTGACTCCGCTCCGTGCGGCTTCCGCGGAAGAGATCCGGGTCGAGGTCCTCGCTTCGGGGCAAACCTTCGGCGGGGTCCTCGAGCGCTCCTCGCTCTCCGCGAACGAACAGCAGAGCGTTCTCCTCGCCTTCCGGGAGCTCGCGAACCCGGCGCGCCTCCGAACCGGCACCGAGGTGGTGCTCCGCTTCGTCCGGGGGGCCGGGGCGCTGCGCGGCGTGGACGTGGCCGTGTCCAAGGACGAACTCGTTCGGTTGGAGAGAGACGGATACGGGTGGCGCTCCTCCCTGGTCGAGACGCCGGTCTGGACCGATACGATCACGGTCGCGGCGATCATCGAACGAGACCTCTGGAGCGCGATCGTCCTGAATCCGGACCTCGAGGTCATGCCACGGGCCGACCGGGCAGAGGTGATCCACCTCATGGACCGGGTCTTCCAGTGGCAACTCGACTTCTCGCGCCAGATCCAACATGGGGATTCCTATCGACTCGCCTTCGAAAGGGAAGTGCGTCCCGACGGAAGCATGCGGAGCGGCCGGATCCTCGCGGCCGAGATCGTGAACTCGGGGACGCCCCTGCACGCGATCTGGTTCGACCTGCATGGCGACGAAGTCGGCGGCTATTACGACCTCGCGGGCGAATCGCTCCGGCGCGCCTTCATTCGAGCCCCTCTCGAGTACCGCCGCATCTCTTCGACCTTCTCGATGAATCGGTTCCACCCCATCCTCCGCGTGAGTCGCCCCCACATAGGAGTGGACTACGCGGCCGCGTCCGGGACGCCCGTCATGGCTACGGCGGATGGGACAGTCACACTCAGAGGGGTAAACGGCGGGTACGGGAATTCGATCGAGATTCGCCACGCGAACGGGTTCATGACCCGTTATGCACACCTGAGCGGATACGCGTCGGGGCTTCGCGCGGGGGGGCGGGTCTCGCAGGGCCAGGTGATTGGATACGTCGGGATGACGGGACAAGCGACCGGACCCCACCTCCACTACGAGATGCACCGGAATGGATCGGCGGTGGACCCCCTGAATATCGACATTCCCGCCGGGGACCCCATTCCCGCCGACGCGCGGACGCGCTGGACGGAGGACCTCACCGGGCGGTACGCGATTCTGAACTCCCTCCCTTCGGGATCGGAATCGAGAATCGCGCAGACGGAGGGGGAAGAGGGAATCGGGTCGGATCGGGGGAGCCAGTGA
- the ftsY gene encoding signal recognition particle-docking protein FtsY, with product MRLFRSKDEKRKGLWKRVVDLALTDVRVLAGGLDRDTLEGLEERLLAADFGVAATLRLVDRVEELARRGKVTGAAGLRGAVRDEVEKILAPAADAELAMNSSGGPTVYLVVGVNGVGKTTSIAKLAYRFVAAGKSVLVAAGDTFRAGAVNQLEEWAGRVGADFVRGQAGGDPAAVAFDAIEAGISRGVEVVLIDTAGRLHTNAGLMEELKKVDRVVRRKLDGAPHETLIVLDATVGQNALSQLRAFGEVVTPTGIILAKLDSTARGGIVVAVLQEFGVPVKLVGVGEGVEDLEPFDRAAFLDGVFGEG from the coding sequence ATGCGACTCTTCAGGAGCAAGGACGAAAAACGGAAAGGACTTTGGAAGCGCGTCGTGGACCTCGCGCTCACCGACGTGCGGGTCCTCGCCGGCGGGCTCGATCGCGACACGCTCGAAGGCCTCGAGGAGCGGCTCCTCGCGGCGGATTTCGGAGTCGCGGCGACGCTCCGGCTCGTGGACCGGGTGGAGGAGCTGGCCCGGAGGGGGAAGGTGACAGGTGCCGCCGGCCTCAGGGGGGCGGTCCGCGACGAGGTCGAGAAGATCCTCGCCCCGGCAGCGGACGCCGAGCTTGCGATGAATTCCTCCGGGGGGCCGACGGTCTATCTCGTCGTCGGAGTGAACGGGGTGGGGAAGACCACCTCGATCGCCAAGCTCGCGTACCGGTTCGTGGCGGCGGGAAAGTCAGTGCTCGTCGCCGCCGGGGACACCTTCAGAGCGGGCGCCGTGAATCAGCTCGAGGAGTGGGCGGGCCGCGTGGGCGCCGACTTCGTCCGGGGGCAGGCCGGAGGGGACCCGGCCGCCGTCGCCTTCGACGCGATCGAGGCGGGGATATCCCGCGGGGTGGAGGTCGTCCTGATCGATACCGCGGGGCGACTTCACACGAACGCGGGACTCATGGAGGAGCTGAAAAAAGTGGACCGGGTCGTTCGCCGGAAGCTCGACGGCGCTCCGCACGAAACACTCATCGTCCTCGACGCCACGGTGGGGCAAAACGCGCTTTCGCAGCTCCGGGCCTTCGGTGAGGTCGTGACCCCGACCGGCATCATACTGGCCAAGCTCGATTCGACCGCCCGGGGCGGAATCGTCGTGGCCGTCCTTCAGGAGTTCGGGGTGCCCGTCAAGCTCGTGGGAGTGGGGGAGGGGGTCGAGGATCTGGAGCCGTTCGACCGCGCGGCGTTCCTCGATGGCGTCTTCGGCGAAGGGTGA
- the recG gene encoding ATP-dependent DNA helicase RecG, protein MASSAKGEPVGFSQLDRPVQFLKGVGPKRSQSLKKLGIGTARDLLFHIPRRYDDASTIHPIASLQVGMDATVVGRVRSKGIIPTRSGLRVFQAVLEDDSGYITCSWPGQPWVERKIREGDEILATGPVRHFHGHQLHPREFTLISRTGRDEEDRAPGTIFVTYPAADEVPQWVLRRIFSRNLDFLLEQIPEEEYLADEVREELGLPPLAEAFRRLHRPDTVRDPEEGRRRLAFDELFFLQLVQAIARHRETEVEPGIAFQRTNQLIRPLHESLPFRLTEAQARVLREIYEDMGSSRRMNRFLQGDVGSGKTLVALFAILLAAEGGYQSAFMAPTELLAEQHVTQIRALLAGAGLDLPVILLTGRMGARERRDALAALDTGGEGIIAVGTHALIQEGVRFRRLGLVVVDEQHRFGVRQRMALAEGVNDEARPDVLVMSATPIPRSLALTLFGDLDLSVLDEIPPGRPPVQTILHGSGERERAYARVKEELAQGRQGYIVYPLVEESERSELRAATQEFERLATEVFPGERLGLLHGQLSSDEKDRVMRAFRDGEIRVIVATSVIEVGIDVPNATFMVIEHGDRFGLSQLHQLRGRVGRGPHPSVCIVIADPGEQSQERLAVFRETTDGFRIAQADLQIRGQGDLFGAQQHGRDLLLRFADLGRDEGLLTLARRLAREVVARDAELARGEHARIRELLEGRHAERLRMWRVG, encoded by the coding sequence ATGGCGTCTTCGGCGAAGGGTGAGCCCGTGGGTTTTTCGCAGCTGGACCGGCCCGTCCAGTTTCTCAAGGGTGTCGGACCGAAGCGATCCCAGTCTCTGAAGAAGCTCGGGATCGGGACCGCGCGCGACCTTCTCTTTCACATCCCCCGTCGCTACGACGACGCCTCGACGATCCACCCGATTGCTTCTCTCCAGGTGGGGATGGACGCGACCGTGGTCGGCCGGGTGCGTTCGAAGGGGATCATTCCCACCCGTTCCGGGCTCCGGGTCTTCCAGGCGGTTCTCGAGGACGATTCGGGCTACATCACCTGTTCTTGGCCCGGTCAGCCCTGGGTGGAGCGAAAGATCCGGGAAGGGGACGAGATCCTCGCGACCGGCCCCGTCCGGCACTTCCACGGCCACCAGCTCCACCCCCGGGAGTTCACCCTCATCTCGCGCACGGGGCGCGACGAGGAGGATCGGGCTCCGGGAACGATCTTCGTCACCTACCCTGCGGCGGATGAGGTTCCCCAGTGGGTGCTCCGCCGCATCTTCAGCCGGAATCTCGACTTCCTCCTCGAGCAGATTCCCGAGGAGGAATATCTCGCGGATGAGGTTCGTGAAGAGCTCGGCCTTCCTCCCCTCGCCGAGGCATTTCGCCGCCTCCACCGTCCCGACACGGTGCGCGACCCGGAAGAAGGTCGCCGCCGCCTCGCCTTCGACGAGCTCTTTTTCCTTCAACTGGTGCAGGCGATCGCTCGCCACCGAGAAACCGAGGTGGAGCCCGGAATCGCGTTCCAGCGCACCAACCAGCTCATCCGCCCCCTTCACGAGAGCCTTCCCTTCCGTCTGACGGAGGCGCAGGCCCGCGTGCTTCGCGAGATCTACGAGGACATGGGGTCCTCCCGCCGGATGAACCGCTTCCTCCAAGGCGACGTCGGATCCGGGAAGACGCTCGTCGCCCTCTTCGCGATTCTCCTCGCGGCCGAGGGCGGTTACCAGTCCGCTTTCATGGCCCCGACGGAGCTCTTGGCGGAACAACACGTCACGCAGATCCGAGCCCTCCTCGCGGGTGCGGGGCTCGACCTCCCGGTCATTCTCCTCACGGGCCGGATGGGAGCGCGGGAACGGCGGGACGCGCTCGCCGCGCTGGACACGGGCGGCGAGGGAATCATCGCCGTGGGTACCCATGCCCTCATCCAGGAGGGAGTGCGATTTCGCCGCCTCGGGCTGGTGGTCGTGGATGAGCAGCACCGCTTCGGGGTGCGCCAGCGCATGGCCCTGGCCGAAGGGGTGAATGACGAGGCGCGCCCGGACGTCCTCGTCATGTCCGCGACCCCCATCCCCCGGTCGCTGGCCCTGACCCTCTTCGGGGATCTCGACCTGAGCGTTCTCGACGAGATCCCTCCCGGGAGGCCTCCCGTGCAGACGATCCTGCACGGTTCCGGAGAAAGGGAGAGAGCCTATGCCCGGGTGAAGGAAGAGCTCGCGCAGGGACGACAGGGCTACATCGTGTATCCTCTGGTGGAGGAGTCGGAACGCTCCGAGCTGCGTGCGGCGACCCAGGAATTCGAGCGGCTTGCGACGGAGGTCTTTCCGGGGGAAAGGCTCGGCCTCTTACACGGCCAGCTCTCCTCCGACGAAAAGGACCGGGTCATGCGGGCGTTCCGCGACGGCGAGATCCGGGTGATCGTGGCAACCTCGGTGATCGAGGTCGGGATCGACGTTCCGAATGCGACCTTCATGGTGATCGAACACGGGGATCGCTTCGGGTTGAGCCAGCTCCACCAGCTCCGGGGGCGGGTGGGGAGGGGGCCCCACCCGTCCGTGTGCATCGTCATCGCGGATCCGGGGGAACAATCCCAGGAGCGCCTCGCCGTCTTCCGCGAGACGACCGACGGCTTTAGGATCGCCCAGGCCGACCTCCAGATCCGGGGGCAGGGAGACCTCTTCGGTGCCCAGCAACACGGTCGGGACCTTCTCCTTCGCTTTGCGGACCTGGGGAGGGACGAGGGGCTCCTCACGCTGGCGCGTCGGTTGGCGCGGGAGGTCGTGGCGCGTGACGCCGAGCTCGCACGCGGGGAACATGCGAGAATTCGTGAGCTCCTGGAGGGGCGGCACGCTGAGCGGCTTCGGATGTGGCGGGTGGGATAA